GTCGTTCCGTCGGTCATCTCTCCAGCGGTGCCGGAAGTGAGTGGGAGAGAGAAGAGAGCGTCGTCAGAAGACAGTATCATATATGTGGGGTGTGAAACACTAACCCCAAAAACTATAGAAAGGGAGCGCTTAATTTTAAAAGTTAAGAAAAATAAAGTGGTGGTGACTCCCCAAACTATTACTGTAGCGGCGGAGGTGCACGCTCCCCCAAGCACTTCAAGTGACTACGTACCTGTTATCGAGGATATCTCCGAGCCCGAAGACGGTACACCTGTGCTAACTTACTCCAAACCCTCTGTCGAGGATGAAATATTAAATATCGCTGATTATAAATGGGAAGAAATTGAGAAACCCATGACAGAGgtaaaagttttagaaaaaaaaataatctcGGAGTCACAGCCGTCACTCAATACTGTAGTGGCGGATGTTCTACAAATCACAAATAGCGATGAAGCCCACCACATCGCGTTTTGTGACGATTTCAAAGGAGGGTTAGTGGCGGCTCTAGAACGCCATCGGGACCGCCTCAAGAATAGGTTGGACGAAAATACCAAGGATAGCGATTTACTTGAGGAAGCTGTCCAGAATATATTTTCGTATGCTAAGAAAATGATGGAGGCATTTCATTTGGAAAAAACTCGCCTAATCGTTGATCTTAACAACACAAAAACTCTCCTAGCGAATGCTGTAAAATCAGATTCTCGAGGTAAGAATTTTTGATTATAATATATCATAACAattttatagtcggttcgctaaactcagacacaactagctagtgattttagtaggtaattttttgttttttaccaatttcaccaaaattggtaaaattactaactatttattaattattaacttaagtaattatttttttaccaacttgtt
This genomic window from Diabrotica virgifera virgifera chromosome 1, PGI_DIABVI_V3a contains:
- the LOC126887144 gene encoding uncharacterized protein LOC126887144; amino-acid sequence: MFAQLFKSCFSTASDPEMDLDCHEKCVIAAKRVICEESREESPVPRKKKRCELFDVVPSVISPAVPEVSGREKRASSEDSIIYVGCETLTPKTIERERLILKVKKNKVVVTPQTITVAAEVHAPPSTSSDYVPVIEDISEPEDGTPVLTYSKPSVEDEILNIADYKWEEIEKPMTEVKVLEKKIISESQPSLNTVVADVLQITNSDEAHHIAFCDDFKGGLVAALERHRDRLKNRLDENTKDSDLLEEAVQNIFSYAKKMMEAFHLEKTRLIVDLNNTKTLLANAVKSDSRDLFSKNAAGDIRRCGMTDEGA